A part of Entelurus aequoreus isolate RoL-2023_Sb linkage group LG10, RoL_Eaeq_v1.1, whole genome shotgun sequence genomic DNA contains:
- the LOC133659402 gene encoding claudin-4-like, with product MANSALELLGFLVTLIGLIGVAASTGMPMWRVTAFIGENIIVFETRYEGLWMNCFKQADIRMQCKVYDSLLALPPDLQAARGLMCCALALGGLGVLVSLLGLQCTSCIQNDRAKRLVLIIAGAMVIMSCICVLIPVSWTGHVIIRDFYNPLLLDAQRRELGEALYIGWVAGAFLFVGGCLFTCCNLQAEDEDPRKYVYSRNSDYMAYPPQPIQTLQPQQLVLLPQAQPVLSRHPSTNYSYQSRYPSVRSGVAYL from the coding sequence ATGGCCAACTCCGCGCTGGAGCTGCTGGGTTTTCTCGTGACCCTGATCGGGCTGATCGGCGTGGCGGCGAGCACCGGCATGCCGATGTGGCGAGTCACAGCCTTCATTGGAGAGAACATCATCGTGTTCGAGACCCGCTACGAGGGTCTGTGGATGAACTGCTTCAAACAGGCCGACATCAGGATGCAGTGTAAGGTCTACGACTCTCTCCTGGCCTTGCCCCCCGACCTCCAGGCGGCACGGGGTCTCATGTGCTGCGCTCTGGCTCTCGGCGGTCTGGGCGTGCTGGTGAGCCTGTTGGGGCTGCAGTGCACGTCGTGCATTCAAAACGACCGAGCAAAGCGGCTGGTGCTCATCATCGCCGGAGCCATGGTCATCATGTCGTGCATCTGCGTCCTCATCCCCGTGTCCTGGACGGGGCACGTCATCATCCGGGACTTCTACAACCCCTTACTGCTCGACGCCCAGCGCCGGGAGCTGGGGGAGGCCCTCTACATCGGCTGGGTGGCCGGGGCCTTTCTCTTTGTCGGTGGATGCCTGTTCACTTGCTGCAATTTACAGGCGGAGGACGAAGACCCGAGGAAGTACGTCTACTCCAGGAACTCCGACTACATGGCGTACCCTCCGCAGCCCATCCAGACCCTGCAGCCTCAACAGCTGGTGCTGCTTCCCCAAGCCCAGCCGGTCCTGTCCAGACATCCATCCACCAACTACAGCTACCAGTCCAGGTACCCGTCTGTACGCAGTGGAGTGGCTTATCTTTGA
- the LOC133659404 gene encoding claudin-8-like, translating into MASYTAYSGYTKPPPLSYTGSYYNYDEKRPQTAYTDYQEYQDSLYEEKKIIEMRKKKYAICCEVVALIIGFIGLIGVAAVTGLPMWRVTAFIEENIIVMETRWEGLWMNCFRQANIRMQCKVYDSLLFLPPDLQAARGLMCAAVAITVFALVTSAVGMKCTKVVDHRARTKHIVLVAGGSLFLLACITTLIPVSWTGHRIIQEFYDPLLIDAQRRELGEALYIGWVTSALLFAAGVILLCRHAPRTQEPDQRVIYNPGSYPYQPGSTYQPYTYQPPYTYQPSYTYQPAYSAPPPGSVAYTPVQY; encoded by the coding sequence ATGGCCTCCTACACCGCTTACAGCGGCTACACCAAGCCGCCGCCGCTCTCCTACACGGGCTCCTACTACAACTACGATGAGAAGCGGCCCCAGACGGCGTACACGGACTACCAGGAGTACCAGGACTCTCTGTACGAGGAGAAGAAGATCATCGAGATGCGGAAGAAGAAGTACGCCATCTGCTGCGAGGTGGTGGCTCTGATCATCGGCTTCATCGGATTGATCGGCGTGGCGGCCGTGACGGGTCTTCCCATGTGGCGGGTGACGGCCTTTATCGAGGAGAACATCATCGTCATGGAGACCCGCTGGGAAGGATTGTGGATGAACTGCTTCCGGCAGGCCAACATCCGGATGCAGTGTAAGGTCTACGACTCGCTGCTCTTCCTGCCGCCCGACCTGCAGGCGGCCCGCGGACTCATGTGCGCGGCGGTGGCTATAACCGTCTTTGCCCTGGTCACCTCGGCGGTGGGGATGAAGTGCACCAAGGTGGTGGACCACCGCGCCCGCACCAAGCACATTGTTTTGGTGGCCGGGGGGTCCCTCTTCCTGCTGGCCTGCATCACCACGCTGATCCCCGTGTCCTGGACGGGCCACCGCATCATCCAGGAGTTCTACGACCCCCTGCTCATCGACGCCCAGCGGCGTGAGCTCGGCGAGGCTCTCTACATCGGCTGGGTGACCTCGGCCTTGCTTTTCGCCGCCGGAGTGATCCTGCTGTGCCGCCACGCCCCACGCACCCAGGAGCCTGACCAGAGGGTGATATACAACCCCGGCTCGTACCCCTACCAGCCCGGTTCCACCTACCAGCCGTACACCTACCAGCCACCGTACACCTACCAGCCGTCCTACACCTACCAGCCCGCCTACTCTGCACCCCCGCCAGGGTCTGTGGCCTACACACCCGTCCAGTACTAG